In Theobroma cacao cultivar B97-61/B2 chromosome 7, Criollo_cocoa_genome_V2, whole genome shotgun sequence, the genomic window AGTATCTAAGAATTCtgtctttcctttcttctacTGAATACCGGCCAACCTTAAGATTGCTGTCTTCCATAGCCGGCTGCATTCGATTGCCTTGAATTCcctgttaaaaaaaattataagaaagaTAACAAGAACTAAGTACCCCAAAGCACATTTATATAAGCTAATATTTCATATCTGTAGTTATTGGTTTAAACCATTtcatgaaattttataaaaccACACAATGCAGAAAAGAGACAGAAAGAAAGTGAATTCATACCCAAGTTTCTCCCACAGTTGGATCAACCGGCTTGAAATCCTGATGAACAAAACCGCTGCATTCTTCTCCAAACTCACAGACATCCTGCAATTGATATCTGCCACCAAAATTTTGGATGGTTCCAATGCCACAGAACCCTGCGACGTTGTTGTCAGGAAATCCTGTAGGGACAGCCAAGTCCGACGAAATCCCAATTAGCTCCGGAAACAATGCTGCTGGAACTGAAGATGTTATATTAGGTTCTTGCTGCGGAACATCAAGTCCACCACCGTTGTCTAAAAACATTGGAAAACCAATCTCTTGATCTCCCCATGCTGCACCAGAAATTGCACCGGCAGAACCAATATAGTTATCTTG contains:
- the LOC18594655 gene encoding zinc finger protein CONSTANS-LIKE 3; translation: MASVPQFYSNYSFSNDFSQFQNPLLISQDNYIGSAGAISGAAWGDQEIGFPMFLDNGGGLDVPQQEPNITSSVPAALFPELIGISSDLAVPTGFPDNNVAGFCGIGTIQNFGGRYQLQDVCEFGEECSGFVHQDFKPVDPTVGETWGIQGNRMQPAMEDSNLKVGRYSVEERKDRILRYLKKRNQRNFNKTIKYACRKTLADRRVRVRGRFARNTELCEEEMVMKKEDDNSTGEKNSYCWDSVQIKHDEDEWLQEAMANLMYLPYIAG